The following is a genomic window from Rutidosis leptorrhynchoides isolate AG116_Rl617_1_P2 chromosome 8, CSIRO_AGI_Rlap_v1, whole genome shotgun sequence.
tgatgttcccattgcaaaagaatttcccgatgtatttccgaaagaattaccgggattacccccacatcgatccgttgaatttcaaatagatcttgtaccaggagctgcaccaatagctcgtgctccttacagactcgcacccagcgagatgaaagaactgcaaagccaattacaagaacttttagagcgtggtttcattcgaccaagcacatcaccgtggggagctcctgttttgtttgtcaagaagaaagatggtacattcaggttgtgtatcgactaccgagagttgaacaaacttaccatcaagaaccgctacccactaccgagaatcgacgacttatttgatcaactacaaggctcgtctgtttattcaaagattgacttacgttccgggtatcatcaaatgcgggtgaaagaagatgatattccaaaaactgctttcagaacacgttacggtcattacgagtttatggtcatgctgtttggtttaactaatgcaccagctgtgttcatggaccttatgaaccgagtgtgtggaccataccttgacaagtttgtcattgttttcattgatgacatacttatttactcaaagaatgaccaagaacacggtgaacatttgagaaaggtgttagaagtattgaggaaggaagaattgtacgctaagttttcaaagtgtgcattttggttagaagaagttcaattcctcggtcacatagtgaacaaagaaggtattaaggtggatccggcaaagatagaaactgttgaaaagtgggaaaccccgaaaactccgaaacacatacgccagtttttaggactagctggttactacagaaggttcatccaagacttttccagaatagcaaaacccttgactgcattaacgcataaagggaagaaatttgaatggaatgatgaacaagagaaagcgtttcagttattgaagaaaaagctaactacggcacctatattgtcattgtctgaagggaatgatgattttgtgatttattgtgacgcatcaaagcaaggtctcggttgtgtattaatgcaacgaacgaaggtgattgcttatgcgtctagacaattgaagattcacgaacaaaattatacgacgcatgatttggaattaagcgcggttgtttttgcattaaagacttggaggcactacttatatggggtcaaaagtattatatataccgaccacaaaagtcttcaacacatatttaatcagaaacaactgaatatgaggcagcgtaggtggattgaattattgaatgattatgactttgagattcgttaccacccggggaaggcaaatgtggtagccgatgccttgagcaggaaggacatagaacccattcgagtaaaatctatgaatataatgattcataataaccttactactcaaataaaggaggcgcaacaaggagttttaaaagagggaaatttaaaggatgaaatacccaaaggataggagaagcatcttaatattcgggaagacgaaacccggtatagggctgaaaggatttgggtaccaaaatttggagatatgagagaaatggtacttagagaagctcataaaaccagatactcaatacatcctggaacagggaagatgtacaaggatctcaagaaacatttttggtggccgggtatgaaagccgatgttgctaaatacgtgggagaatgtttgacgtgttctaaggtcaaagctgagcatcagaaaccatcaggtctacttcaacaacccgaaatcccagaatagaaatgggaaaacattaccatggatttcatcactaaattgccaaggactgcaagtggttttgatactatttgggtaatagttgatcgtctcaccaaatcagcacacttcctgccaataagagaagatgacaagatggagaagttagcacgactgtatttgaaggaagtcgtctccagacatggaataccaatctctattatctctgatagggatggcagatttatttcaagattctggcagacattacagcaagcattaggaactcgtctagacatgagtactgcctatcatccacaaactgatgggcagagtgaaaggacgatacaaacgcttgaagacatgctacgagcatgtgttattgatttcggaaacagttaggatcgacatctaccgttagcagaattttcctacaacaacagctaccattcaagcattgagatggcgccgtttgaagcactttatggtagaaagtgcaggtctccgatttgttggagtgaagtgggggatagacagattacgggtccggagattatacaagaaactaccgagaagatcatccaaattcaacaacggttgaaaaccgcccaaagtcgacaaaagagctacgctgacattaaaagaaaagatatggaatttgaaattggagagatggtcatgcttaaagttgcaccttggaaaggcgttgttcgatttggtaaacgagggaaattaaatccaaggtatattggaccattcaagattattgatcgtgtcggaccagtagcttaccgacttgagttacctcaacaactcgtggctgtacataacactttccacgtctcaaatttgaagaaatgatttgctaaagaagatctcactattccgttagatgaaatccaaatcaacgaaaaacttcaattcatcgaagaacccatcgaaataatggatcgtgaggttaaaagacttaagcaaaacaagataccaattgttaaggttcgatggaatgctcgtagaggacccgagttcacctgggagcgtgaagatcagatgaagaagaaatacccgcatctatttccagaagattcgtcaacaccttcaacagcttaaaatttcgggacgaaatttatttaacgggtaggtactgtagtgacccgaacttttccatgtttatatatattaattgagattgatatttacatgattaaatgtttccaacatgttaagcaatcaaacttgttaagacttgattaattgaaataggtttcatatagacaattgaccacccaagttgaccggtgattcacgaacgttaacacttgtaaaaactatatgatgacatatatatggttatatatatagttaacattatattatgataagtaaacatatcattaagtatattaacaatgaactacatatgtaaaaacaagactactaacttaatgattttgaaacgagacatatatgtaacgattatcgttgtaacgacatttaatgtatatatatcatattaagagatattcgtacatcataatatcatgataatataataatttaaaatctcttttgatattataaacattgggttaacaacatttaacaagatcgttaacctaaaggtttcaaaacaacatttacatgtaacgactaacgatgacttaacgactcagttaaaatgtatatacatgtagtgttttaatatgtatttatacacttttgaaagacttcaatacacttatcaaaatacttctacttgacaaaaatgcttacaattacatcctcgttcagtttcatcaacaattctactcgtatgcacccgtattcgtactcgtacaatacacagcttttagatgtatgtactattggtatatacactccaatgatcagatcttagcagcccatgtgagtcacctaacacatgtgggaaccatcatttggcaactagcatgaaatatctcataaaattacaaaaatatgagtaatcattcatgacttatttacatgaaaacaaaattacatatcctttatatctaatccatacaccaacgaccaaaaacacctacaaacactttcattcttcaattttcttcatctaattgatctctctcaagttctatcttcaagttctaagtgttcttcataaattccaaaagttctagtttcataaaatcaagaatactttcaagtttgctagctcacttccaatcttgtaaggtgatcatccaacctcaagaaatatttgtttcttacagtaggttatcattctaatacaaggtaataatcatattcaaactttggttcaatttctataactataacaatcttatttcaagtgatgatcttacttgaacttgttttcgtgtcatgattctgcttcaagaacttcgagccatccaaggatccattgaagctagatccatttttctcttttccagtaggtttatccaaggaaattaaggtagtaatgatgttcataacatcattcgattcatacatataaagctatcttattcgaaggtttaaacttgtaatcactagaacatagtttagttaattctaaacttgttcgcaaacaaaagttaatccttctaacttgacttttaaaatcaactaaacacatgttctatatctatatgatatgctaacttaatgatttaaaacctgaaaacacgaaaaacaccgtaaaaccggatttacgccgtcgtagtaacaccgcgggctgttttgggttagttaattaaaaactatgataaactttgatttaaaagttgttattctgagaaaatgatttttattatgaacatgaaactatatccaaaaattatggttaaactcaaagtggaagtatgttttctaaaatggtcatctagacgtcattctttcgactgaaatgactacctttacaaaaacgacttgtaacttatttttccgactataaacctataatttttctgtttagattcataaaatatagttcaatatgaaaccatagcaatttgattcactcaaaacggatttaaaatgaagaagttatgggtaaaacaagattggataatttttctcattttagctacgtgaaaattggtaacaaatctattccaaccataacttaatcaacttgtattgtatattatgtaatcttgagataccatagacacgtatacaatgtttcgacctatcatgtcgacacatctatatatatttcggaacaaccatagacactctatatgtgaatgttggagttagctatacagggttgaggttgattccaaaatatatatagtttgagttgtgatcaatactgagatacgtatacactgggtcgtggattgattcaagataatatttatcgatttatttctgtacatctaactgtggacaactagttgtaggttactaacgaggacagctgacttaataaacttaaaacatcaaaatatattaaaagtgttgtaaatatattttgaacatactttgatatatatgtatatattgttataggttcgtgaatcaaccagtggccaagtcttacttcccgacgaagtaaaaatctgtgaaagtgagttatagtcccacttttaaaatctaatatttttgggatgagaatacatgcaggttttataaatgatttacaaaatagacacaagtacgtgaaactacattctatggttgaattatcgaaatcgaatatgcccctttttattaagtctggtaatctaagaattagggaacagacaccctaattgacgcgaatcctaaagatagatctattgggcctaacaaaccccatccaaagtaccggatgctttagtacttcgaaatttatatcatatccgaagggtgtcccggaatgatggggatattcttatttatgcatcttgttaatgtcggttaccaggtgttcaccatatgaatgatttttatctctatgtatgggatgtgtattgaaatatgaaatcttgtggtctattattatgatttgatatatataggttaaacctataactcaccaacatttttgttgacgttttaagcatgtttattctcaggtgattattaagagcttccgctgtcgcatacttaaataaggacgagatttggagtccatgcttgtatgatattgtgtaaaaactacattcaagaaacttattttgttgtaacatatttgtattgtaaaccattatgtaatggtcgtgtgtaaacaggatattttagattatcattatttgataatctacgtaaagtgtttttttaaacctttattgatgaaataaaggttatggtttgttttaaaatgaatgcagtctttgaaaaacgtctcatatagaggtcaaaacatcgcaacgaaatcaattaatatgaaacgtttttaatcaataagaacgggacatttcagtgggaaggcaaatgtggtagctgacgtcttgagcaaaaaggacaaagaacccattcgagtaaaatctatgaatataatgattcacaataaccttactactcaaataaaggaggtgcaacaaggagttttaaaagaaggaaatttaaaggatgaaatacccaaaggatcggggaagcatcttaatatttgagaagacggaacccggtatagggctgaaagaatttgggtactaaaatttggagatatgagagaaatggtacttagagaagctcataaaaccagatactcaatacatcctggaacggggaagatgtacaaagatctcaagaaacatttttggtggccaggtatgaaagccgatgttgctaaatacgtaggggaatgtttgacgtgttctaaggtcaaagcggagcatcagaaaccatcaggtctacttcaacaacccgaaatctcggaatggaaatgggaaaatattaccatggatttcatcactaaattgccaaggactgcaagtggttttgatactatttgggtaatagttgattgtctcaccaaatcagcacacttcctgccaataagagaagatgacaagatggagaagttagcacgactgtatttgaaggaagtcatctccagacatggaataccaatctttattatctctgatagggatgacagatttatttcaagattctggcagacattacagcaagtattaggaactcgtttagacatgagtactgtctatcatccacaaactgatgggcagagcgaaaggacgatacaaacgcttgaagacatgctacgagcatgtgttattgatttcggaaacagttgggatcgacatctaccgttagcagaattttcctacaacaacagctactattcaagcattgagatggcgccgtatgaagcactttatggtagaaagtgtaggtctccgatttgttggagtgaagtgggggatagacagattacgggtccggagataatacaagaaactaccgagaagatcatccaaattcaacaacggttgaaaaccgcccaaagtcgacaaaagagctacgccgacattaaaaaaaagatatagaatttgaaattggagagatggtcatgcttaaagttgcaccttggaaaggcgttgttcgatttggcaaacgagggaaattaaatccaaggtatattggaccattcaagattattgatcgtgtcagaccagtagcttaccgacttgagttacctcaacaactcgcgactgtacataacactttccacgtctcgaatttgaagaaatgttttactaaataagatctcactattccgttagatgaaatccaaatcaacgaaaaacttcaattcatcgaagaacccgtcgaaataatggatcgtgaggttaaaagacttaaacaaaacaagataccaattgttaaggtttgatggaatgctcgtaggggacctgagttcacctgggaacgagaagatcagatgaagaagaagtacccgcatctatttccagaagattcgtcaacacctccaactacttaaaatttcgggacgaaatttatttaacgggtaggtactgtagtgacccgaacttttccatgtttatatatattaaatgaaattgttatttacatgattaaatgtttccaacatgttaagcaatcaaacttgttaggacttgattaattgaaataggttttatatagacaattgaccacccaagttgaccggtgattcacgaacgttaaagcttgtaaaaactatatggtgacatatatatggatatatatatatatatatatatagttaacatgatattatgataagtaagtatctcattaggtattttaacaatgagttatataaataaaattgagtttattgaattaagaaactcgaaacgatatatataacaattatcgttataacaacgttttactaaatgCATAtgcatcatattaagatattgatacactatgtttaatcatgataaatgataagtaaacatgtcattaagtgtattaacaatgaactacatatgtaaaaacaagactactaacttaatgatttcgaaacgagacatatatgtaacgattatcgttgtaacgacatttaactgtatatatatcatactaagatatattatatatcataatatactgataatgtaacaatttaaaatctctttagatataataaacaatgggttaataacatttaacaagaccgttaacctaaaggtttcaaaacaacatatacatgtaacgactaatgatgacttaacgactcagttaaaatgtatttacttgtagtgttttaatatgtattcatacacttttgaaagacttcaatacacttataaaaatacttctacttaacaaaaatgcttacaattacatcctcgttcagtttcatcaataattctactcgtatgcacccgtattcgtactcgtacaatacacagcttttagatgtatgtactattggtatatacactccaatgatcagctcttagcagcccatgtgagtcacctaacacatatgggatccatcatttggcaactagcatgaaatatctcataaaattacaaaaatgttagtaatcattcatgacttatttacatgaaaacaaaattacacatcctttatatctaatccatataccaccgaccaaaaacacctacaaacactttcattcttcaattttcttcatctaagtgatctctctcaagttttatcttcaagttctaagtgttcttcataaattctataagttatagttttataaaatcaagaacgcttccaagtttgcaagtctacttccaagctttctaatccattccaagtaatcatctaagatcaaggaacctttgttatttacagtaggttatctttctaattcaaggtaatattcatattcaaactttgattcaatttctataactataacaatcttatttcgagtggaaatcttacttgaacttgttttcgtgtcatgattctgcttcaagaactttcaagccatccaaggatcctttgaagctagatccatttttctcatttccagtagctttatccagaaaacttgcagtagtaatgatgttcataacatcattcgattcatacatataaagctatcttattcgaaggtttaaacttgtaatcactagaacatagtttagttaattctaaacttgttcgcaaacaaaagttaatccttctaacttgacttttaaaatcaactaaacacatgttctatatctatatgatatgctaacttaattatttaaaaccggaaaacacgaaaaacaccgtaaaaccggatatacgccgttgtagtaacaccgcgggctgttttgggttagttaaataaaaactatgataaactttgatttaaaagttattcttctgggaaaatgatttttcttatgaacatgaaactatatccaaaaatcatggttaaactcaaagtggaagtatgttttccaaaatggtcatctagacatcattctttcgactgaaatgactacctttacaaaaacgacttgtaacctgtaattccgactataaacttatactttttctgtatagattcataaacttaagttcaatatgaagccatagcaattagattcactcaaaatggatttaaaatgaagaagttatgggtaaaacaagattggatattttttgattattttagctacgggaaatgtttaacaaatctatacaaatcatatcctagctaacttatattgtattatacatgtattctaatatattatgtaatcttgggataccatagacacgtatgcaaatgttttgacatatcatatcgacccatgtatatatattatttggaacaaccatagacactctatatgcagtaatgttggagttagctatacagggttgaggttgattccaaaaatatatatactttgagttgtgatctagcctgagacgtgtatacactgggtcgtggattgattcaagataatatatatcgatttattttctgtacatctaattgtggacaactagttgtaggttactaacgaggacagctgacttaataaacgtaaaacattaaaacgtattaaaaatgttgtaaatatattttgaacatactttgatatatatgtacatatttgttataggttcgtgaatcgactagtggctaagtcttacttcccgacgaagtaaaaatctgtgaaagtgagttatagtcccacttttaaaaactaatattttgggatgagaatacatgcagttttataaatgttttacgaaatagacacaagtaaatgaaactacattatatgggtgaatgattaaagccgaatatgccccttttgcttggtaacctaagaattagtaaaccgatctactaattgacgtgaatcctaaagatagatctattgggcctaacgaaccccatccaaagtaccggatgctttagtacttcgaattcatttttatcatgtccgaaggatttcccggaatgataggggatattcttatatgcatcttgttaatgtcggttaccaggtgttaaccatatgaatgatttttatctctatgtatgggatgtatattgaaatatgaaatcttgtggtctattattatgatttgataatatataggttaaacctataactcaccaatatttttgttgacgttttaagcatgtttattctcaggtgattattaagagcttccgctgttgcatactaaaataaggacaaaatttggagtctatgcttgtatgatattatgtaaaaactgcattcaagaaacttatttttgatgtaatatattcttattgtaaaccattatgtaatggtcgtgtgtaaacggtatattttagattatcattatttgataatttatgtaatgctttttaaacctttatagataaaataaaggttatggttgttttaaaaatgaatgcagtctttgaaaaacgtctcatatagaggtcaaaacctcgcgacgaaatcaattaatatggaacttttataatcaatatgaacgggacatttcatatgggtcacgtactattatctttgcttgctattcgtagaagcatactttcgaatgttaaatatttgacgttggttaaaacgtcacattttatcatgaatgcaaacttattttgatacagcatatagtatttgaccttgtaatgatcctgttgttgatgattcgtacacaatggttttgtacggggcatcacagtcatAGCCAACAGGTTggcattgattgtgatgagacttttaGCCCGGTTGTCAAACCAGCATCGATACGGACTGTCCTTAGTTTGGTGGTATCTAGACATTGGCCCATTCATCAATTAGATGTCAAGAACGCCTTTCTTCACGGACACCTTTCTGAGACAGTTTACATGCATCAGCCCCCAGGGTTTCGGGACGCGCGCTATCTAGATCATATCTGCTTATTACAGAAATCCATTTACGGTCTTAAACAGGCCCCTCGTGCCTGGTTTCAGCGATTTGCAGGATATGCTCAGCGGATTGGGTTTCACCAGTGCCGTTGTGACACCTCTCTATTCATCTACCGTCAGGGATCTGATACTGCCTACCTGCTtctgtatgttgatgatattgtgttgACTGCTTCTTCTACAGGTCTTCTACAGCGGATCATTACTTCTTTACATACGGAATTCTCTATGATAGATTTGGGCCCTCTGAACTATTTTCTTGGCATCAATGTCACCCGCACCACATCTGGATTGTTCCTATCTCAGCGACAGTATGCCACCGAGATCATTGAGAGGGCAGATATGACCTGTTGTCACCCGTGTAGGACCCCTGTGGAACCGGGTGCCAAACTTACTACGCACGGTCCTCCTGTCAAGGATCCGACTCTCTACCGTAGCCTTGTAGGGGCATTACAGTATCTTACTTTTACTCGCCCGAATATCTCATATGCCGTACAACAGATTTGTCTCTTCATGCATGACCCTCGAGAGCAACATTTCCACGCTCTCAAACGGATCATTCGTTATGTTAAGGGGACCACCGATCTTAGCCTGCAGCTTTACGCGTCATCCCCCACCACCTTGGTAGCTTATTCTGATGCAGATTGGGCAGGTTGCCCCACCACCAGACGCTCCACCTCTGGTTATTGTGTTTTTCTCGGCAACAATCTCCTCTCCTGGTCTTCCAAGCGGCAACTCACGCCCTCCCGCTCCAGTGCCGAAGCGGAATATCGTGGTGTTGCCAATGCCATTGCCGAGACATGCTGGATACGTAATCTACCGCGTAAGCTTCACTGTCCGCTCACCTATGCTGCATTGGTTTACTGTGATAATGTCAGCTCGGTTTATCTTTCCACTAATCCGGTTCAACACCAGCGCACCAAACACATAGAGATTGATATACACTTTGTTCGCGACTTAGTTACTCAGGGACAGGTTTGGGTCTTGCATGTTCCTTCTAGATATCAGTTTGCAGACATTTTCACCAAAGGCCTACCGTATGCATTGTTTGACGAATTTCGATCCAGTTTGAGTGTCCGAATCACTCCCGCTCAAAATGCGGGGGGATGCTAGCGTAGTTATTATTAGCCCATGTATTACATTTGTTGGGCTCAGCCCATTTATTATTGTTAGGGTTTTTTGCCTATATATGGCTGTTATGTTTATGTTATGGATCAAGCAATAACAATATCACTTTCATAATTACGCTCGTGATTGTATATCGTGTTCTAACATTGTGACCCTCCACTTTAAATGAAACTTGTAGCTCTTTAAATCACGAGAGTTAAATTTTTTGAATCAATTGAATCGAAGTTCGTATGAAAGAGATATAACTAAAACGTTAATAACTTTCGTTCCAAAAAAATAGTAATAACTTGCTATA
Proteins encoded in this region:
- the LOC139863611 gene encoding uncharacterized mitochondrial protein AtMg00810-like — its product is MHQPPGFRDARYLDHICLLQKSIYGLKQAPRAWFQRFAGYAQRIGFHQCRCDTSLFIYRQGSDTAYLLLYVDDIVLTASSTGLLQRIITSLHTEFSMIDLGPLNYFLGINVTRTTSGLFLSQRQYATEIIERADMTCCHPCRTPVEPGAKLTTHGPPVKDPTLYRSLVGALQYLTFTRPNISYAVQQICLFMHDPREQHFHALKRIIRYVKGTTDLSLQLYASSPTTLVAYSDADWAGCPTTRRSTSGYCVFLGNNLLSWSSKRQLTPSRSSAEAEYRGVANAIAETCWIRNLPRKLHCPLTYAALVYCDNVSSVYLSTNPVQHQRTKHIEIDIHFVRDLVTQGQVWVLHVPSRYQFADIFTKGLPYALFDEFRSSLSVRITPAQNAGGC